A segment of the Aureimonas sp. SA4125 genome:
CTGTCGAACAAGGCCACCGAAGAGTACGAGAACGCGCGCGAGACGGTCCGTGCCTTTCTCAACGCCGGCAGCATCGACGAGATCGTCTTCACTTCGTCGGCAACCGAGGCGATCAACCTCGTCTCCTACGGCTACGGCATGCCGGAAATCGGCGAGGGCGACGAGATCCTGCTGACGATCATGGAGCACCACTCCAACATCGTCCCGTGGCATTTCCTGCGCGAGCGCAAGGGGGCGAAACTCGTCTTCGTGCCGGTCGAGGACGACGGGTCGATTTCGGTCGAGGCCTTCGAGCGCGCGATGACGCCGCGCACGAAGCTCGTGGCCATGACGCACATGTCGAACGTCCTTGGCACCGTGACGCCGGTGAAGGAAGTGGTCGCGCTGGCGCAGGCCCGTGGCATTCCGGTTCTCGTCGACGGCAGCCAGGCCGCCGTGCATCTGCCCGTCGACGTCCAGGATCTCGGCTGCGACTTCTATGTCGTCACCGGCCATAAGCTCTATGGTCCGACGGGGATCGGTGTCCTCTACGGCAAGGCGGCGATGCTGGAGCGCATGCAGCCCTTCAACGGCGGCGGCGAGATGATCGTCGAGGTCAGCGAGGAGCGCATCACCTACAACGCGCCGCCGCATCGCTTCGAGGCCGGCACACCGCAGATCGCCCAGGCGATCGGGCTCGCGGCATCTTTGCGTTACATGGAATCACTCGGCCGCGACGCCATCCTCGACCACGAGACCATGCTGCGCGACTATGCCCATGAACGACTGAGTGCCGTGAATTCGTTGCGGATCTACGGGACGGCTCCGGGCAAGGGGGCCATCGTTTCCTTCGACCTCGAGGGAATTCATTCCCACGACGTGTCGATGGTCATCGACCGTGAAGGCGTCGCGGTACGGGCCGGAACGCACTGCGCCCAGCCCCTGTTGAAACGCTTCGGCGCGACCTCTACCTGTCGTGCCTCGTTCGGGCTGTATAATACGCGGGCGGAAGTTGATATCCTGGCCGAGGCTCTGGAAAAGGCGAGGCGTTTTTTCGCTTGAGGACCAATAACATGACCGAAGATGCCGACCTGAAGATGGAAGCCGTGACACTGGCTGCGGACGAGACGGCCGACGCCAACGTCGCGATGGCGCAAGGAGCGTCCGACGTCTCGGCGATCCCGGCCGAGGAACTCACACGGCTGACCGACGATATCGTCGCCGCGCTGAAGACCGTCTACGACCCTGAAATACCGGCCGACATCTACGAGCTCGGTCTCATCTACAAGATCGACATCGAGGACGACCGCAGCGTCGGCGTCGAAATGACGCTGACCGCGCCGGGCTGTCCCGTCGCCGGTGAAATGCCGATCTGGGTGGAAAACGCCGTGTCCTCCGTCGAGGGAGTTTCCCATGTCCGGGTCAACCTCGTCTTCGACCCGCCGTGGACCCCGGACCGGATGAGCGAAGAGGCACAGGTCGCCGTCGGCTGGTTCTAGCTGGCGTGGGCTGGGCCGAGACTGGAGGAAGGCACGCCTGACTCCGCAGCTGGCCTTGTGTTCTGCCGCACGGGCGCGCATTTTCGTACCGATCGTTCGCATACGATCCTGCTGCCACGAAAGGACTTGGGACTCATGGGTCGATTCGCCATCATGAACCTAACCGACACCGCCGCCCTTAGGGTGCGGGACATTCTGGCGGCAAAAGGCGGCGATGCCCTCGGTCTGCGCGTCGGCGTGAAGAAGGGCGGCTGTGCCGGTATGGAATACACCGTCGAACTCGCGACCGAAACGAAGCCGCATGAGGACATGGTCGAAAAGAACGGCGCCAAGGTCTTCGTCGCCCCGGAGGCCGTCCTTTTTCTGCTCGGCACCGAGATGGACTACGAGGAGACGACGCTTCGCTCGGGCTTCACCTTCAGGAATCCGAACCAGACCTCGGCCTGCGGATGCGGCGAATCCGTGGAGCTGACGCCGGTCGACGCGTCGGCGATCGAAAACCGCGCCGTCTGAGGAACGCCCGGGAACTCGGATGGACGAAGACCTGCTCCGCGAGGTTTTTGAGTCGTTGGGCACGATCTCCGTCCGGCGCATGTTCGGCGGGCAGGGCATCTACGCCGACGGGACGATCGTGGCCCTTGTCGTGCGGGGCGATCTCATGCTGAAGGGCGACGCGCAGTCTGTGCCTGTGTTCGAGGCCGCCGGTTCGACCCGATGGGTGTATGCGACGTCAGGGAGACCCGAGGTCCAGATGCCGTATTTCACCGCTCCCGGCGAAATCTTTGACGATCCCGGATTGCGCGGCCTATTGGGCGGCGCTGGCGTTCGAAGCGGGACGCCGCAGTGCTGCTTCCAGGAAGCGGGCCACTCCGACGTCAAAACGGCCGCGCTGATCAAAGTCGCGGCCGCTCGAGGTGTTGCAAGGGTTCCGTCTGCACGCTGAAACCGCGCGATGGGTCGCGCGGCCCTTGGCGCCGAATCAGAATCCCGTCTCGATCAGCATGAAGGCCGGAACCTCCTCCCCGAAACCGATGGGGGAGCGTTCGTCCGAGCGGCCGCCGTCATGGCGCCCGCTTTGACGGGCGCCGTCGCGTGGCTCGCGACCGCCCCGAGCGCCAGAGGTTTGACGGGGCGCCGGGGCCCGTTCGATCGCAACCGGACGGGGCTCTGCGGCAGGCGGGACGGCGACGTCGATCGGCGGCACGTCGGCCGTCGGAGCGACAACCTCGGACGGGCTCACCATGACCGGTGCCGCGACGTCGGGAACCACATCCGGCACTTCGGCGACCGGCTCCGCTTCGGCGGCGGCGCTGTTGCGCGCCTCGACCGAATTGGCACGGGGACGGCGCGGCGTTCCACTGGCACTGCGGCGCAGCTTCTTTTCGGGCTTGGGCTCTTCGGCGGACGTTTCGATCGCGGGGAGGTCGGCGACCTGGCCGTCGAGCCACTCGAATTGGGTGTCGAGCATCTTCTCGATCGCATCGAGATACTTCTTGTCGGTGCGGGTGACGAGCGTGAAAGCCTTGCCCGAACGTCCGGCGCGGCCGGTGCGGCCGATGCGGTGGACGTAGTCCTCGGCATGGATCGGTACGTCGAAATTGAAGACGTGACTGACCGCCGGGATGTCGAGCCCGCGGGCGGCGACGTCCGACGCCACGAGGATCTGGATCTTGTTCTCGCGGAAATTGTGCAGCATCGTCATGCGCGCCCGCTGCTCCATGTCGCCGTGCAGGGCGCCGGCGGAGAAGCCGTGCTTTTCCAGCGACCGGAAGAGAGAGGCGACATCGATCTTGCGGTTGCAGAAGATGATCGCGTTCGTGATGTCGTCCTGGCTGCGCAAGAGCTTCCGCAGCGTTTCGCGCTTGGCGTAGTCTTCCTTGTGGGTGGCGACGGCCTTCTGCTCGACGGTCAGCGCAGCCGAGGAAGCCTTGGCGACCTCGATTCGGACCGGA
Coding sequences within it:
- a CDS encoding cysteine desulfurase; translation: MNLESPIRAGYDVEAVRRDFPILATTVYGKPLVYLDNGASAQKPRAMLDAIHKAYSQDYSNVHRGLHYLSNKATEEYENARETVRAFLNAGSIDEIVFTSSATEAINLVSYGYGMPEIGEGDEILLTIMEHHSNIVPWHFLRERKGAKLVFVPVEDDGSISVEAFERAMTPRTKLVAMTHMSNVLGTVTPVKEVVALAQARGIPVLVDGSQAAVHLPVDVQDLGCDFYVVTGHKLYGPTGIGVLYGKAAMLERMQPFNGGGEMIVEVSEERITYNAPPHRFEAGTPQIAQAIGLAASLRYMESLGRDAILDHETMLRDYAHERLSAVNSLRIYGTAPGKGAIVSFDLEGIHSHDVSMVIDREGVAVRAGTHCAQPLLKRFGATSTCRASFGLYNTRAEVDILAEALEKARRFFA
- a CDS encoding SUF system Fe-S cluster assembly protein, producing MAQGASDVSAIPAEELTRLTDDIVAALKTVYDPEIPADIYELGLIYKIDIEDDRSVGVEMTLTAPGCPVAGEMPIWVENAVSSVEGVSHVRVNLVFDPPWTPDRMSEEAQVAVGWF
- the sufA gene encoding Fe-S cluster assembly scaffold SufA produces the protein MGRFAIMNLTDTAALRVRDILAAKGGDALGLRVGVKKGGCAGMEYTVELATETKPHEDMVEKNGAKVFVAPEAVLFLLGTEMDYEETTLRSGFTFRNPNQTSACGCGESVELTPVDASAIENRAV
- a CDS encoding TfoX/Sxy family protein produces the protein MDEDLLREVFESLGTISVRRMFGGQGIYADGTIVALVVRGDLMLKGDAQSVPVFEAAGSTRWVYATSGRPEVQMPYFTAPGEIFDDPGLRGLLGGAGVRSGTPQCCFQEAGHSDVKTAALIKVAAARGVARVPSAR
- a CDS encoding DEAD/DEAH box helicase, giving the protein MLFSELGLSAKVLAAVEAAGYTEPTPIQAQAIPHALEGRDVLGIAQTGTGKTASFVLPMLTRLEKGRARARMPRTLIVEPTRELAAQVAETFTKYGKDQKVSVALLIGGMSFGEQDKLIDRGADVLIATPGRLLDHVERGKLLMTGVEILVIDEADRMLDMGFIPDIERICKMIPFTRQTLFFSATMPPEITRLTEQFLQNPVRIEVAKASSAALTVEQKAVATHKEDYAKRETLRKLLRSQDDITNAIIFCNRKIDVASLFRSLEKHGFSAGALHGDMEQRARMTMLHNFRENKIQILVASDVAARGLDIPAVSHVFNFDVPIHAEDYVHRIGRTGRAGRSGKAFTLVTRTDKKYLDAIEKMLDTQFEWLDGQVADLPAIETSAEEPKPEKKLRRSASGTPRRPRANSVEARNSAAAEAEPVAEVPDVVPDVAAPVMVSPSEVVAPTADVPPIDVAVPPAAEPRPVAIERAPAPRQTSGARGGREPRDGARQSGRHDGGRSDERSPIGFGEEVPAFMLIETGF